The following proteins are co-located in the Triticum aestivum cultivar Chinese Spring chromosome 1A, IWGSC CS RefSeq v2.1, whole genome shotgun sequence genome:
- the LOC123051400 gene encoding tetracycline resistance protein, class A, producing the protein MKEAATDLGHLLVFAFLFCVGAFMVAPVITDVTMAALCPGQDQCSLAIYLTGLQQAITGLGALVVTPVIGNLSDRYGRKALLALPATLSIVPLAIMAFNQTRPYFYAFYVAKTLTAMVSEGAMMCLSLAYVADKVPEGRRAAAFGVFSGVCTAGFVGGTIAARFLSVSSTFQVATLASVAAAVYLRAFVQETDRGASLLRDEEASRLLFPPSSSPEEASPRLPPLRKVPSLSEMATLLTSSSTFTRAAVVTFFHGLGETGLQTALLYFLKAQFHYTKNQYANLLLIIGITGSFSQLTVMPLLAPRLGEQKLLVVALTGSCVHGFLYSIAWSFWVPYLAASCVILSILVGPCIRSIVSKKVGPSEQGMVQGCITGISSTASVISPLVFTPLTAWFLSETAPFNFKGFSLACAGFATLVALTMSINMRPAEVQPDTR; encoded by the exons ATGAAGGAGGCCGCGACGGATCTGGGGCACCTGCTGGTGTTCGCCTTCCTCTTCTGCGTGGGCGCCTTCATGGTGGCGCCGGTGATCACCGACGTGACCATGGCGGCGCTCTGCCCCGGCCAAGACCAGTGCTCCCTCGCCATCTACCTCACCGGCCTGCAGCAAGCC ATCACCGGGCTGGGGGCGCTCGTGGTGACGCCGGTCATCGGCAACCTCTCCGATAGATACGGCCGCAAGGCGCTGCTCGCTCTCCCGGCGACCTTGTCCATCGTTCCACTGG CCATCATGGCTTTTAACCAGACGAGGCCGTACTTCTACGCCTTCTACGTCGCCAAGACGCTGACGGCGATGGTCTCCGAGGGCGCCATGATGTGCCTCTCCCTCGCCTACGTG GCCGACAAGGTGCCGgaggggcggcgagcggcggccttCGGGGTGTTCTCCGGCGTCTGCACCGCCGGCTTCGTAGGCGGCACCATCGCGGCCCGCTTCCTCTCCGTGTCCTCTACATTCCAG GTGGCGACGTTGGCGTCGGTTGCTGCGGCGGTATACCTGAGGGCCTTCGTCCAGGAGACGGACCGCGGAGCCTCGCTGCTGCGTGACGAGGAGGCCTCGCGCCTGCTCTTCCCTCCCTCCTCTAGCCCCGAGGAGGCGTCGCCGAGGCTCCCGCCTCTCCGGAAGGTGCCGTCGCTGTCGGAGATGGCCACCCTTCTTACCAGCAG CTCAACTTTCACGAGAGCAGCGGTCGTCACATTTTTCCACGGCCTTGGCGAAACAGGCCTGCAAACTGCATTACTG TATTTCCTGAAGGCCCAATTCCACTATACCAAGAACCAGTACGCTAATTTGTTGCTTATTATTGGCATTACAGGAAGTTTCTCACAG CTGACCGTGATGCCTCTCTTAGCGCCGAGGCTGGGTGAGCAGAAGCTACTTGTCGTGGCACTTACAGGGAGCTGCGTGCAT GGATTCCTATACAGCATTGCATGGTCATTCTGG GTTCCTTATCTTGCTGCAAGCTGTGTGATTCTAAGCATTTTGGTCGGCCCTTGT ATAAGGAGCATTGTATCAAAAAAAGTAGGGCCTTCTGAGCAG GGAATGGTTCAAGGCTGTATTACAGGAATCAGCTCAACTGCAAGTGTCATATCTCCTCTAGTTTTTACTCCGCTCACAG CATGGTTCCTATCAGAGACGGCACCTTTCAACTTCAAAGGTTTCAGCCTGGCTTGTGCTGGATTTGCTACG TTGGTGGCACTCACAATGAGCATTAATATGAGGCCAGCAGAGGTTCAGCCAGATACCAGATAG
- the LOC123051391 gene encoding DDB1- and CUL4-associated factor 8, with product MRHPWKHPTARHGAAELCFREVGDLLPRRFARRAAASEELVMRLQIHRKLNKHTGCVNTVGFNAAGDTLISGSDDQRVMLWDWDTGAVKMQFHSGHGDNVFQARFMPYTNDRTIVTCAADGEVRVAKIQDGRDVLTSLLGDHDGRAHKLALEPGSPYIFYSCGEDGHVQHFDLRTDTATELFICRKFVAKSGHSSHVHLNAITIDPRNPNLLAVAGNNSYARVYDIRKCKSGGSSDFAQPSDCYCPPHLIGNKNVGITGLAFSHQSELLVSYNDENIYLFPKNGGLGPDPKSSVKIGGGEGSNSTVFASGEDVDRPAPQVYVGHRNCETVKGVTFIGPNHEYVASGSDCGRLFIWRKRDGKFLRAMEGDECIVNCIEPHPHAMTIASSGIDNDVKLWTPSAVERARVVNVEELKPRKRKAKLWQFALPEELVWHVLASRRRQPAAGEDSSEDLEDNTELLSLVLRAANRDNLSDESDEDEKTSDGSGE from the exons ATGCGCCACCCATGGAAGCACCCCACCGCGCGCCACGGCGCCGCCGAGCTCTGCTTCCGCGAGGTCGGCGACCTCCTCCCCCGCCGCTtcgctcgccgcgccgccgcctccgag GAGCTTGTAATGCGCCTCCAGATTCATAGGAAGCTCAACAAGCACACAGGATGCGTGAACACGGTGGGCTTCAATGCCGCTGGTGACACCCTCATATCTGGGTCAGATGATCAGAGGGTAATGCTGTGGGATTGGGACACTGGTGCAGTTAAAATGCAGTTCCATTCGGGCCATGGCGATAATGTGTTCCAAGCACGGTTCATGCCTTACACGAATGATCGCACCATTGTCACCTGCGCTGCTGATGGCGAG GTGAGAGTTGCCAAGATCCAGGATGGCCGGGATGTGCTTACTTCATTGCTTGGTGACCATGATGGAAGGGCTCACAAGTTGGCTTTAGAGCCTGGAAGCCCTTATATTTTCTATAGTTGTGGCGAAGATGGTCATGTCCAACAT TTTGATTTGAGGACAGATACAGCCACAGAGTTATTCATTTGCAGAAAGTTTGTGGCTAAATCAGGACACTCCTCTCATGTCCATCTTAATGCAATCACAATTGATCCACGGAATCCAAATCTTCTTGCAGTTGCGGGAAACAATTCTTATGCTCGTGTCTACGACATCCGTAAATGCAAGTCGGGTGGATCATCTGATTTCGCTCAGCCATCTGACTGTTATTGTCCACCACATCTTATTGGCAATAAGAATGTTGGAATAACAGGGTTAGCATTCTCTCACCAGAGTGAGTTGCTTGTATCTTACAATGATGAGAATATTTACCTCTTCCCTAAAAATGGAGGGCTGGGACCCGACCCAAAATCATCCGTCAAAATTGGAGGCGGTGAAGGGTCCAACTCAACAGTGTTTGcatctggtgaagatgttgatcgaCCTGCGCCTCAGGTTTATGTTGGGCATCGCAATTGTGAGACTGTGAAGGGTGTGACTTTTATTGGGCCAAATCATGAATATGTTGCCAGTGGGTCAGACTGTGGTCGGTTGTTTATTTGGAGGAAGAGAGATGGGAAATTTTTACGGGCAATGGAGGGTGATGAATGCATAGTCAATTGTATTGAGCCCCATCCTCATGCTATGACAATTGCAAGCAGTGGAATTGATAATGATGTGAAGCTATGGACTCCCTCCGCCGTTGAACGAGCACGAGTTGTTAATGTTGAGGAG TTGAAGCCCCGAAAGAGGAAAGCAAAGCTCTGGCAATTTGCCTTGCCGGAGGAATTGGTCTGGCATGTGCTGGCATCACGACGTAGGCAACCAGCAGCTGGAGAAGATTCATCTGAGGATCTTGAAGACAACACAGAATTGCTTAGTCTTGTACTGCGAGCTGCAAACAGAGATAACTTGTCTGATGAGAGTGATGAGGATGAAAAAACCTCGGATGGCTCTGGAGAATAG